A single window of Chloracidobacterium thermophilum B DNA harbors:
- the mscL gene encoding large-conductance mechanosensitive channel protein MscL produces the protein MSIVQEFKTFISRGSVIDLAIGVVIGGAFGKIVSSFVEDIILPPISLLTSGVNLSEARIVLKEAAKAGDPVIAIRYGNFFQFVLQFFIIAVSVFLVIKAVNRLRQPAPAPAASPPEPTNEEKLLTEIRDLLKR, from the coding sequence ATGAGTATCGTTCAGGAGTTTAAGACCTTCATCTCACGCGGCAGCGTCATTGATCTGGCCATCGGCGTCGTCATCGGTGGTGCCTTTGGCAAAATTGTGTCGTCCTTCGTCGAGGACATCATCCTGCCGCCCATCAGCCTGCTCACCAGCGGGGTCAATCTCTCCGAAGCCAGAATCGTCCTCAAGGAAGCGGCCAAAGCCGGCGACCCGGTCATTGCGATCCGGTATGGCAACTTTTTTCAGTTCGTCCTTCAGTTTTTCATCATTGCCGTTTCCGTCTTTCTGGTCATCAAGGCTGTCAACCGCCTGCGGCAACCAGCGCCGGCCCCGGCGGCATCCCCGCCAGAGCCGACCAATGAAGAAAAACTGCTGACCGAGATTCGGGACCTGCTCAAACGCTGA
- a CDS encoding IS607 family transposase, with the protein MLMESTISTGKAAKLLGVSVKTLQRWEREGRLIPVARTDSNRRLYTETQIREFIGLRQANHAPTKLVAYCRVSSAAQKPDLADQRKVLEEFVVAKGLAGVGFIEEVGSGLDFRRKRFLALMDEIGRREVRMLILAHRDRLTRFGFEWFEHYAQTHGCEVLVLNQERLSPEQEMVQDLMTIVRCFSSRLYGLRNYRKKLNEALKQDANDVKKAQQCN; encoded by the coding sequence ATGCTCATGGAAAGCACTATAAGCACAGGCAAGGCGGCAAAACTCCTTGGTGTCTCGGTCAAGACGTTGCAGCGTTGGGAACGCGAAGGAAGGCTGATTCCGGTGGCCCGAACGGACAGCAACCGCCGCCTCTACACTGAGACGCAGATCCGTGAGTTCATCGGTTTGCGGCAGGCCAACCATGCGCCAACAAAGCTTGTCGCCTACTGTCGGGTATCGAGTGCGGCGCAGAAGCCGGACCTGGCGGATCAGCGCAAAGTGCTGGAAGAGTTCGTGGTGGCGAAGGGATTGGCGGGGGTCGGGTTTATCGAGGAAGTGGGCAGCGGGCTGGACTTCAGGCGCAAGCGGTTTCTGGCCCTTATGGACGAGATCGGGCGACGGGAAGTCAGGATGCTGATTCTCGCTCACCGGGACCGCCTCACCCGTTTCGGCTTTGAGTGGTTCGAACATTACGCCCAAACCCATGGCTGCGAAGTGCTGGTACTGAACCAGGAACGGCTGTCTCCCGAACAGGAAATGGTGCAAGACTTAATGACCATCGTGCGCTGTTTTTCGTCTCGGCTATACGGTTTGAGGAACTATCGAAAGAAGTTGAATGAAGCGCTGAAACAGGATGCGAATGACGTCAAAAAGGCCCAACAATGCAACTGA
- a CDS encoding RNA-guided endonuclease InsQ/TnpB family protein, giving the protein MQLTHKIALCPTPEQVDYFKRACGTARRVWNWALNEWNRQYAAGGRPNALALKKQFNAIKYTDPQWLDENGRPWLQDIHRDAHAQPFRNLAKAWERFFADLKEGKEAHEPRLKKKGRCRDSFYVANDKFTLEGRTIRLPRIGEVAMTKELRFAGRILGATVSRTADRWFVAIQVEVPDAQFYRRRTSHEVNGIDLGIKAAATVSSGEVIEAPKPLKAALRRLEIRSRRLSRKLEAAKKAAGFERHARLPKGTRLPVSNNRQKSAAILARLYARMANIRADFTHKLTTRLCRENQALVIEDLNVKGMLENEKLARAISDVGFGMLRSPLEYKARRYGTQLTIADRWYPSSRLCSICGWKNEALTLRDRTWVCAQCGAHHDRDLNAALNLKRLATETALPVASPSSNGGAAAGTVPAVVGKVTPVRYDGGQQDTSGQEENRAHFCAHS; this is encoded by the coding sequence ATGCAACTGACCCACAAGATCGCTCTTTGTCCGACTCCTGAGCAAGTGGACTACTTCAAGCGCGCCTGCGGCACGGCGCGGCGTGTTTGGAACTGGGCGCTCAATGAGTGGAACAGGCAATACGCAGCAGGCGGCAGGCCAAACGCCCTGGCGCTCAAAAAACAGTTCAACGCCATCAAGTACACCGACCCGCAGTGGCTCGATGAGAACGGTCGGCCTTGGTTGCAAGACATTCACCGGGATGCCCACGCCCAGCCGTTCAGGAATCTCGCCAAAGCCTGGGAACGGTTCTTCGCCGACCTCAAGGAGGGCAAAGAAGCGCACGAGCCACGGCTCAAGAAAAAGGGCCGTTGCCGCGACAGCTTTTATGTTGCCAACGACAAGTTCACCCTGGAAGGCAGGACGATCCGTCTGCCCAGGATCGGTGAAGTCGCCATGACCAAGGAGCTGCGCTTCGCGGGCAGGATTTTGGGCGCAACGGTTTCTCGCACCGCGGATCGTTGGTTTGTGGCCATACAGGTCGAGGTGCCTGATGCGCAATTTTATCGGCGTCGCACGTCGCACGAGGTCAACGGCATCGACCTGGGCATCAAGGCTGCCGCAACGGTCTCCAGCGGTGAAGTCATCGAGGCGCCAAAGCCGCTCAAAGCCGCGCTGCGCCGTCTGGAAATCCGTAGCCGACGTCTCAGCCGCAAGCTGGAAGCCGCCAAGAAGGCAGCAGGATTTGAACGCCATGCCCGCCTGCCTAAAGGAACGCGCCTGCCGGTATCGAACAACCGGCAGAAGTCCGCTGCGATATTGGCAAGGCTCTATGCCCGCATGGCCAATATCCGAGCGGATTTCACCCACAAGCTCACGACTCGACTCTGCCGCGAAAACCAAGCGTTAGTGATCGAGGATTTAAACGTCAAAGGGATGCTGGAGAACGAGAAACTCGCCCGCGCCATCTCTGACGTGGGTTTTGGGATGTTGCGCTCGCCGTTGGAATACAAGGCCCGGCGCTACGGTACTCAGCTTACCATCGCTGATCGCTGGTATCCAAGTAGCCGACTGTGCTCCATCTGTGGCTGGAAGAACGAGGCGCTGACATTGAGAGATCGAACATGGGTGTGTGCTCAATGTGGTGCGCACCATGACCGTGACCTCAATGCGGCGCTGAACCTGAAACGGCTGGCAACCGAAACTGCCCTACCCGTGGCGAGTCCGTCCAGCAATGGCGGCGCTGCGGCGGGGACCGTCCCCGCCGTAGTCGGGAAAGTCACGCCTGTCAGATACGACGGTGGTCAACAGGACACGTCGGGGCAGGAAGAGAACCGTGCGCACTTTTGCGCACATTCTTGA
- the dprA gene encoding DNA-processing protein DprA gives MPSNTRRHRPLKAMADDLRDWFRLWLTPGVGPVVGGKLIHHFGTPAAALAAPYSELRAVGVPEETARAIVGQASEAAVERQLAALERSGGCVLTLADTAYPALLRAIPDPPLLLFVRGNLADAVAQPCLAIVGSRSCSTYGRNAANRLARDLASRGVTIVSGLARGIDTAAHEAALDAGGRTIAVLGTGLDDTYPRENAKLADRIAETGALVTEFPFEKPPAPQNFPYRNRVIAGLCLGVLVVEAAEQSGSLITARLALEQGREVFAVPGNITSGKSIGTNRLIQDGAKLVMDWQDVVAEFSYDLRQRLRTGQPAATPQESHLPFDLGEDEQCILALVGFDQPVYVDGLIVQSGLGQPRTMAALLNLTLRGLLRELPGKCYVRAWNG, from the coding sequence ATGCCATCAAACACGCGCCGGCATCGTCCTCTGAAAGCCATGGCGGATGACCTGCGGGACTGGTTCAGGTTGTGGTTGACGCCGGGCGTCGGGCCCGTCGTGGGCGGTAAGCTGATCCACCACTTTGGCACGCCGGCAGCCGCTCTGGCAGCCCCCTATTCAGAGTTGCGCGCTGTGGGCGTGCCGGAAGAAACGGCCCGGGCCATTGTGGGGCAGGCATCTGAAGCGGCGGTGGAACGGCAGTTGGCGGCTCTGGAGCGTTCCGGCGGTTGCGTACTGACCCTGGCCGATACGGCCTATCCGGCGCTATTGCGTGCTATTCCTGACCCGCCGTTACTGTTGTTCGTTCGGGGAAATCTGGCCGATGCCGTGGCGCAGCCCTGCCTGGCCATTGTCGGTTCGCGATCCTGCTCAACCTACGGACGGAATGCCGCCAACCGTCTGGCGCGCGACCTGGCCAGCCGGGGTGTGACCATCGTCTCCGGCCTGGCGCGGGGCATTGACACGGCCGCCCACGAAGCGGCGCTTGATGCTGGGGGGCGAACCATCGCCGTACTGGGGACGGGATTGGACGACACCTACCCACGGGAAAATGCCAAACTTGCTGACCGGATAGCAGAAACCGGGGCGCTGGTGACGGAATTCCCCTTTGAAAAGCCTCCGGCCCCCCAGAACTTTCCCTACCGGAACCGGGTCATTGCCGGATTGTGCCTGGGTGTTCTGGTCGTGGAAGCGGCTGAGCAGTCCGGCTCACTCATCACGGCGCGGCTGGCTCTCGAACAGGGGCGCGAAGTGTTCGCCGTGCCGGGCAACATCACTTCGGGGAAGTCCATCGGCACGAACCGGCTCATTCAGGATGGCGCCAAACTCGTGATGGACTGGCAGGATGTCGTGGCCGAGTTTTCCTACGATCTGCGGCAACGGCTCCGCACCGGACAGCCTGCGGCAACGCCACAGGAAAGCCACTTGCCTTTTGATTTGGGCGAGGATGAGCAGTGTATTCTGGCGCTGGTGGGCTTTGATCAGCCGGTGTATGTGGATGGGTTGATTGTGCAGAGTGGGCTGGGGCAGCCACGAACCATGGCTGCCCTGCTCAACCTGACACTGCGCGGCCTGCTGCGTGAGTTGCCCGGCAAGTGCTACGTCCGGGCGTGGAATGGATGA
- a CDS encoding GHMP family kinase ATP-binding protein gives MMRRVIATAPTRIDLAGGTLDLPPLYLFHPGALTVNAAIDQLATCEVTTRADTSIVLVSRDVGQREVYPSRDALRFDTPLQLLARLVAFFGPSGGIEVMTACAAPQGSGLGGSSALVMALAGALNHLTGAGYTPEQLLILAPNIETQVIRVPAGVQDYYPAVYGGISAIHLGVGGVCHESLAADWLPWLDAHVVVCHTGQAHFSGTNNWEIFKRHIEGDLATQAALARIRDLARDMYAAVCARDLGAVAAALEQEWHHRRQLAAEVSTPTIERLMTVARESGALAGKVCGAGGGGCVVFVVAEGRKPDVQAALTAAGGQVLDAHLTAQGLTVTEM, from the coding sequence ATGATGCGCAGGGTCATTGCCACGGCTCCGACGCGCATTGATCTTGCCGGCGGCACGCTGGACCTGCCGCCGCTCTATCTGTTTCATCCGGGGGCGCTCACCGTCAATGCCGCCATTGACCAGCTTGCCACATGTGAGGTGACGACCCGCGCGGATACAAGCATTGTGCTGGTCTCACGTGATGTCGGACAGCGTGAAGTGTATCCGTCACGGGACGCCCTGCGCTTTGATACTCCGCTTCAGTTGTTGGCGCGGTTGGTGGCTTTCTTTGGGCCATCGGGCGGCATCGAGGTGATGACGGCCTGCGCTGCGCCACAGGGTTCGGGCCTGGGCGGTTCATCCGCGCTGGTGATGGCTCTGGCCGGGGCACTGAACCATCTGACCGGCGCGGGCTATACCCCGGAGCAACTGTTGATCCTGGCCCCGAACATCGAAACCCAGGTGATTCGCGTTCCGGCCGGAGTGCAGGATTACTATCCGGCGGTGTATGGGGGCATCAGTGCCATTCACCTGGGGGTGGGGGGCGTCTGTCATGAGTCGCTGGCGGCCGATTGGCTTCCGTGGCTGGATGCCCACGTCGTGGTCTGCCACACCGGGCAGGCGCACTTTTCCGGCACGAACAACTGGGAAATTTTCAAGCGGCACATCGAGGGCGACCTGGCGACGCAGGCGGCTCTGGCGCGGATCCGGGACTTGGCCCGGGACATGTATGCAGCGGTGTGCGCCCGTGACCTTGGCGCGGTGGCCGCAGCACTGGAGCAGGAATGGCACCACCGGCGGCAACTGGCGGCCGAAGTCTCCACACCGACTATCGAACGGCTCATGACCGTGGCGCGGGAGTCCGGCGCGCTGGCCGGGAAGGTATGTGGCGCTGGCGGCGGCGGCTGCGTGGTCTTTGTGGTTGCCGAAGGGCGCAAGCCAGATGTGCAGGCGGCTTTGACGGCTGCCGGAGGGCAGGTGCTCGATGCCCATCTCACCGCCCAAGGGCTGACCGTAACGGAAATGTGA
- a CDS encoding alpha/beta hydrolase, whose protein sequence is MSKRPAPSPAAFTPSLPRDADSYAGSFQLHINVASRHLTQKRHVIVYLPPGHGADPAVRYPVLYMHDGQNLFDGDTAYIRGHDWKMARTAERLMLEKKIEPLIIVGIWNTGIHRIDEYTPTRDPGVKQGGLLPLYGRFIVEELKPFMDATYCTDPARDRTGIGGSSLGGLAALLLGLHYSEYFGRIAALSPSLWWDHGVAFRLVRHLKRKPDVRIWLDMGTREMGGGIAQVRRMRDLLIEYGWLPDKDLFYREVRGGKHTEDDWGKRVGTVLRRLYPVKTSRTRKPRPTALAGS, encoded by the coding sequence ATGTCGAAACGCCCTGCGCCGAGTCCTGCCGCTTTCACCCCGTCGCTCCCACGCGATGCCGACAGTTATGCGGGCAGTTTTCAACTCCATATCAATGTGGCCTCACGACATCTCACCCAAAAGCGGCATGTCATTGTCTATCTGCCACCCGGTCACGGCGCAGACCCGGCAGTACGCTATCCGGTGCTGTATATGCACGATGGGCAAAACCTTTTCGATGGCGATACGGCCTACATCCGGGGCCATGACTGGAAGATGGCCCGGACGGCCGAACGTCTCATGCTCGAAAAGAAAATCGAACCTCTCATCATCGTGGGCATCTGGAACACAGGCATCCACCGCATAGACGAATACACACCCACCCGCGATCCCGGCGTCAAGCAGGGGGGGCTGCTTCCCCTGTACGGACGTTTCATCGTTGAGGAACTCAAGCCTTTCATGGATGCCACCTACTGCACCGATCCCGCCCGTGACCGCACCGGTATCGGCGGCTCATCGCTCGGAGGGCTGGCTGCCCTGCTGCTGGGGCTGCACTACTCGGAGTATTTCGGGCGCATTGCCGCCCTTTCACCCTCGCTGTGGTGGGACCACGGCGTCGCCTTCCGGCTTGTGCGGCACCTGAAGCGCAAGCCGGATGTCCGCATCTGGCTCGATATGGGCACGCGCGAGATGGGGGGCGGCATTGCGCAGGTGCGGCGCATGCGCGATCTGCTCATCGAGTACGGCTGGTTGCCCGACAAAGACCTGTTCTACCGGGAAGTGCGTGGTGGCAAGCACACCGAGGACGACTGGGGAAAGCGCGTCGGCACAGTTCTGCGCCGGCTCTACCCGGTCAAAACATCCCGCACCCGCAAGCCCCGGCCGACCGCGCTGGCTGGAAGCTGA
- a CDS encoding bifunctional UDP-sugar hydrolase/5'-nucleotidase: MKPKYGIILAAALALLAGLLPSLSCQNGSAAGDANPGTAAMSPEFAARLGQDDGFALSILFGADVQGNLKDCGCPKHPQGGIAWRMGYAEGLKKLAPDAAIVQLDAGRMFANSVGYIQPYDRVRNEWMLRAYGEAGFAAANASYFDVQMLAELLHKPEFDTKRQTFPFLNRIVSANIRPTKPELTPLPAYIIETVQSKRLPKPVRLGITGVTMANPNPGAETLNFAIEDPAEALKRVLPELRTKADFVIVMSYGPEAQTDKITKVPGIDLVVVANNSGAMYLQVQKVNDVSVVYAFSQTKLLGDLRLYYTPEGQISQMRLSMPSLDKDIPKDQRWEQMVADAQKAIDEAMKAVVNSPPAEPAGPPSSAAPAGK, encoded by the coding sequence ATGAAACCCAAGTATGGAATCATACTCGCCGCAGCTCTGGCGCTGCTGGCTGGACTCCTTCCCTCGCTCAGTTGCCAGAATGGCTCGGCAGCCGGTGATGCCAACCCGGGAACAGCGGCGATGTCGCCGGAGTTTGCCGCCCGACTCGGCCAGGATGACGGTTTTGCCCTCTCGATTCTGTTCGGCGCTGATGTGCAGGGCAACCTCAAGGACTGCGGCTGCCCCAAACATCCCCAGGGCGGGATTGCCTGGCGGATGGGCTATGCTGAAGGTCTCAAAAAGCTCGCTCCCGACGCCGCCATTGTGCAGCTCGACGCCGGACGGATGTTCGCCAACTCGGTAGGCTACATCCAGCCCTACGACCGCGTGCGCAACGAGTGGATGCTGCGCGCCTACGGCGAAGCCGGGTTTGCCGCCGCCAACGCAAGCTACTTCGATGTCCAGATGCTGGCCGAGCTGCTGCACAAACCTGAGTTTGATACCAAACGCCAGACGTTTCCCTTTCTGAACCGCATCGTCTCCGCCAACATCCGTCCCACCAAGCCGGAACTGACGCCGCTTCCCGCCTACATTATTGAAACCGTGCAGAGCAAGCGGCTGCCCAAACCCGTCCGGCTGGGGATCACGGGCGTCACCATGGCCAATCCCAATCCCGGCGCTGAAACGCTCAACTTTGCCATCGAGGACCCGGCGGAAGCCCTCAAGCGGGTTCTGCCCGAACTGCGCACCAAGGCCGACTTCGTCATTGTGATGTCCTATGGTCCTGAAGCCCAAACTGACAAGATCACGAAAGTGCCGGGCATTGATCTCGTCGTTGTGGCCAACAACTCCGGGGCGATGTACCTTCAGGTGCAGAAGGTCAACGATGTTTCGGTCGTCTATGCCTTTTCCCAGACAAAGCTCCTCGGCGATCTGCGGCTTTACTACACCCCGGAGGGGCAGATCAGCCAGATGCGGCTTTCGATGCCCAGCCTTGACAAGGATATTCCCAAGGATCAACGCTGGGAGCAGATGGTCGCTGATGCCCAGAAAGCCATTGACGAGGCGATGAAGGCCGTCGTCAACTCGCCGCCGGCCGAGCCAGCCGGCCCGCCGTCCAGCGCCGCCCCGGCGGGCAAGTAA
- the mazG gene encoding nucleoside triphosphate pyrophosphohydrolase: MASSRTFPDNPGPEQRFQALVEVMARLRGPQGCPWDREQTHQTLKPYLLEEAYEVLHALDEGDDRELCRELGDVLLQVIFHAQIAAEEGRFDIYAVIDALREKLIRRHPHVFGSLTVHDAQEVTRNWEAIKAQEKAQEKSVASQDGRLASVLDGVSSRMPALIEARQLTERAAYYDFDWPDAQAVLAKLEEETGELQAVLAQPAPNPQEIAEEVGDLLFVVVNLARKLGLDPEATLKATNQKFRRRFAAVEQALAARGKTLAESDPAEMNAIWDAIKHAPASSSESHGG; the protein is encoded by the coding sequence ATGGCATCATCGCGGACCTTCCCGGACAACCCTGGCCCGGAGCAACGGTTTCAAGCTCTGGTCGAGGTCATGGCGCGGTTGCGCGGCCCACAGGGCTGTCCCTGGGACCGGGAGCAGACACACCAGACGCTCAAGCCCTATCTTCTGGAAGAAGCCTACGAGGTACTTCACGCCCTCGACGAAGGGGATGACCGGGAGCTGTGCCGGGAGCTGGGGGATGTTCTGCTCCAGGTGATCTTCCACGCCCAGATTGCGGCCGAGGAAGGCCGCTTTGACATCTACGCGGTGATTGACGCGCTGCGTGAGAAGCTCATCCGCCGCCACCCCCACGTCTTTGGCAGCCTCACAGTACATGACGCTCAGGAAGTCACCCGCAACTGGGAAGCCATCAAGGCTCAGGAAAAAGCCCAGGAGAAGTCTGTGGCCAGCCAGGACGGCCGGCTGGCGTCAGTGCTGGATGGGGTTTCGTCCCGCATGCCGGCGCTCATCGAGGCCCGGCAACTGACGGAACGGGCCGCGTATTACGATTTCGACTGGCCGGATGCCCAGGCGGTACTCGCCAAGCTGGAGGAGGAAACCGGGGAACTCCAGGCGGTGCTGGCGCAGCCGGCACCCAACCCACAGGAAATTGCCGAAGAAGTCGGCGATCTGCTCTTTGTCGTGGTCAATCTGGCGCGCAAGCTCGGCCTCGATCCCGAAGCCACGCTCAAGGCGACGAATCAGAAGTTTCGGCGGCGTTTTGCCGCCGTGGAGCAGGCGCTGGCAGCGCGGGGCAAGACCCTTGCCGAAAGTGACCCGGCCGAGATGAACGCCATCTGGGATGCCATCAAACACGCGCCGGCATCGTCCTCTGAAAGCCATGGCGGATGA
- the tmk gene encoding dTMP kinase — protein sequence MPTCQAPPRGKFISFEGIDGSGKTTQVKRLVAALQRAAVPVIHTHEPGGTPLGRYLRQVLLDTRETAPTTRAEILLFAADRAEHVETVIRPALTAGQIVVCDRFADSTRAYQGSGRRMSAEVIEQSLQLATQGLEPDLTFLLDLPVEMAVQRLRQRGAPAHRFEAAGLEFYHRVRAGFLALAEQYPTRIRVIDANRSPDEVHTAIWQVVAARLTPPLL from the coding sequence ATGCCTACCTGTCAAGCGCCGCCTCGCGGTAAGTTCATCAGCTTCGAGGGGATTGATGGTTCTGGAAAAACGACCCAGGTGAAACGGCTGGTGGCGGCACTCCAGCGGGCAGCCGTGCCGGTCATCCACACCCACGAACCGGGCGGCACGCCTCTTGGACGTTACCTGCGCCAAGTCTTGCTCGATACCAGAGAGACAGCACCCACCACCCGCGCCGAAATTCTCCTGTTTGCTGCCGACCGCGCCGAGCACGTCGAGACCGTCATCCGTCCGGCGCTGACTGCCGGCCAGATCGTCGTCTGTGACCGTTTTGCCGATTCCACCCGGGCCTATCAGGGTTCTGGACGCCGGATGAGCGCCGAGGTCATCGAACAGAGCCTTCAGCTTGCCACACAGGGGCTGGAACCGGATTTGACGTTCCTGCTTGACCTGCCGGTTGAAATGGCCGTCCAGCGGCTGAGGCAACGTGGCGCACCGGCCCACCGTTTCGAGGCGGCAGGACTGGAGTTCTACCACCGGGTACGGGCCGGCTTTCTGGCGCTGGCCGAACAGTACCCAACGCGCATTCGGGTCATTGATGCAAACCGCTCCCCCGACGAAGTACACACAGCCATCTGGCAGGTGGTGGCAGCGCGGCTGACACCACCCCTGTTGTAG
- a CDS encoding NAD(P)/FAD-dependent oxidoreductase translates to MTQSASRRKHIVVVGAGFGGVAFCQAFPEGLADITLVDRNNYHLFQPLLYQVATADLSPSDIAEPIRTIFDRRRDITVLMDEVTGIDFQSRIITMRRRTLQYDYLVLAIGARTGYFGNDDWARYAGGLKGIEDALNIRNRVLSAFEEAENCPDPSQVKCLTTFVVVGGGPTGVELAGALGELTRRVLRRDFKNIDTSQARVFLIQSAPRLLPPYHPALSEYARQKLVQLGVDVRVSSRVVRVGPHQIELDNGKIIEAANIIWCAGVEGHPLARKLGLPTDRTGRIQVEPDLRVPGHPEIFAIGDIAALTDAKGVVVPGVAPAALQMGRYAARVLAAELRGRPKPPPFVYFDKGSMATIGRAAAVLEVGKLRMTGFLAWIGWLIVHLAMLVGFNNKVSVLTEWIFRYITYRQGARIITTPRTDELLQETP, encoded by the coding sequence ATGACCCAATCTGCTTCCCGACGCAAACACATCGTTGTTGTCGGTGCCGGGTTTGGCGGCGTCGCTTTTTGCCAGGCCTTCCCGGAAGGATTGGCCGACATTACGCTGGTGGACCGCAACAACTACCACCTGTTTCAACCGCTTCTGTATCAGGTAGCGACGGCTGACCTCTCCCCGTCCGACATTGCCGAACCCATCCGCACGATTTTCGACCGGCGGCGTGACATCACCGTGCTGATGGATGAAGTTACCGGGATTGACTTCCAGAGCCGTATCATCACCATGCGGCGGCGGACACTTCAGTACGATTACCTCGTACTGGCGATTGGCGCCCGCACAGGCTACTTCGGCAATGACGACTGGGCGCGCTACGCCGGCGGACTCAAAGGCATTGAAGATGCCCTCAACATCCGCAACCGGGTGCTCTCGGCGTTTGAGGAAGCCGAAAACTGCCCCGACCCGTCCCAGGTCAAGTGTCTGACCACCTTTGTCGTTGTGGGAGGTGGCCCGACCGGCGTCGAACTGGCCGGGGCGCTCGGCGAGCTGACGCGGCGCGTTCTGCGGCGCGATTTCAAAAACATTGACACCTCTCAGGCGCGGGTCTTTCTTATCCAGAGCGCTCCACGCCTGCTTCCGCCCTATCATCCGGCCCTTTCGGAGTACGCCCGCCAGAAGCTTGTTCAGCTCGGCGTGGATGTGCGTGTCTCCTCGCGTGTCGTCCGCGTCGGACCACACCAGATTGAACTGGACAACGGAAAAATCATCGAGGCGGCCAACATCATCTGGTGCGCCGGTGTCGAAGGGCATCCTCTGGCGCGCAAACTGGGGTTGCCCACCGACCGGACCGGGCGGATTCAGGTTGAACCCGACCTGCGGGTTCCCGGTCATCCCGAAATCTTCGCCATCGGCGACATCGCGGCGCTGACCGACGCCAAGGGCGTCGTCGTGCCGGGCGTGGCGCCAGCGGCGCTTCAGATGGGGCGCTATGCCGCCAGGGTCCTGGCTGCCGAGTTGCGCGGCAGGCCCAAGCCGCCGCCGTTCGTCTATTTCGACAAGGGCAGCATGGCGACCATCGGACGGGCGGCCGCCGTCCTGGAAGTCGGCAAACTGCGCATGACCGGCTTCCTGGCCTGGATTGGCTGGCTCATTGTCCACCTGGCCATGCTCGTCGGCTTCAACAACAAGGTCAGTGTTCTCACCGAATGGATTTTCCGCTATATCACCTACCGGCAGGGGGCGCGCATCATCACCACCCCCCGAACGGATGAACTTCTCCAGGAAACACCATAG
- the hfq gene encoding RNA chaperone Hfq translates to MFVTGQVKPGGWPGWNFRSGNGTLATHLFLDVLFCPNLLNRQPAASVLAGGFGHKTMDAKSPASPSGASSQNLQDTFLNQVRRERSLVAIYLVSGVKLTGRIRGFDKYSVVLEAGQQEQLIFKHAISTISVMRSGPGRHPTPSAPGTTAESSSGEKEAGDGGETTS, encoded by the coding sequence ATGTTCGTCACCGGGCAGGTCAAGCCAGGGGGCTGGCCCGGTTGGAATTTTCGGAGCGGCAATGGTACTTTGGCCACTCATCTTTTTTTGGACGTTCTTTTTTGTCCCAACCTGTTGAACCGTCAACCTGCCGCGTCTGTCTTGGCAGGGGGCTTTGGACACAAAACTATGGATGCCAAATCACCTGCGTCGCCATCGGGGGCGTCTTCACAAAATCTTCAGGACACCTTTCTCAATCAGGTGCGCCGCGAGCGTTCACTGGTCGCAATTTATCTCGTCAGCGGCGTCAAACTGACGGGCCGCATCCGTGGCTTCGACAAGTATTCGGTTGTTCTGGAAGCCGGACAGCAGGAGCAACTCATCTTCAAACATGCCATTTCCACCATTTCCGTCATGCGCAGCGGCCCGGGCCGCCATCCGACACCCTCCGCACCCGGCACGACAGCAGAAAGCTCATCAGGTGAAAAAGAGGCCGGTGACGGCGGGGAGACCACATCCTGA
- a CDS encoding (2Fe-2S) ferredoxin domain-containing protein, whose translation MSIYEKHVFVCVAGKTCPTQGSEAVWQALRDEVKACGKLESIRVNKAGCLAQCGNGPMVVVYPEQVWYGHVTVEDTAAIVHEHLLGGQPVERLRYVKTKPAAS comes from the coding sequence ATGAGTATCTACGAAAAGCATGTGTTCGTGTGTGTGGCGGGCAAAACCTGCCCGACCCAGGGAAGCGAGGCGGTCTGGCAGGCGCTGCGGGATGAAGTCAAAGCCTGCGGCAAGCTGGAGAGCATTCGGGTCAACAAGGCGGGCTGCCTTGCCCAGTGCGGCAACGGCCCGATGGTCGTCGTGTATCCGGAACAGGTCTGGTACGGTCACGTCACCGTGGAGGACACCGCGGCCATTGTCCATGAACACCTGCTGGGCGGGCAGCCCGTTGAACGGCTGCGCTACGTCAAAACCAAGCCGGCGGCCTCATGA